One genomic window of Monodelphis domestica isolate mMonDom1 chromosome 1, mMonDom1.pri, whole genome shotgun sequence includes the following:
- the LOC100014784 gene encoding zinc finger protein ZFP2-like — MQRSVGRMALPSQGSALLLRQSILEEDKGMISGLLTARSQVSVTFKDVAVDFTKEEWQELEPSQKDLYREVMLENYKNLVSLGIPISKPDIIYQLEQREATWMPEGRVPRYSSSDGEKLERSEIKASAWKLGIFIEESSKDRFIWDNPWGPILGEAREYDIRSEGPSRQGKFTHRTTSSKVKGHENKFGESFNQESTLFQQRIPIGSSPNKCDEYGKNFSPHLVKCNRISSAKKLSKYNECETSFNYNNTNLIQSHRLHSGEKNFECNKCGKTFSQKTGLTEHQRIHTGEKPHKCNECGKAFRRSTQLNVHQRIHTGEKPHKCNECGKAFRRSTQLTVHQRIHTGEKPHLCNECGKAFRQSTQLTYHQRIHTGEKPHKCNECGKAFIRNTQLTVHQRIHTGEKPHKCDECGKAFIQRIQLTVHQRSHTGEKPHMCDECGKAFRRSTQLTVHQRIHTGEKPHKCNECGKAFIRNTELTAHQRIHTGEHPHKCNECGKAFIRRTQLTVHQRIHTDEKPHICNECGKVFIQSIQLTVHQRIHTGEKPHMCNECGKTFNHRSSLSSHLRIHTGVKPYKCKECGKAFMDSSYLTYHQRIHTGEKPYTCNECGKAFNHRSSLKNHRRIHTGEKPYKCNECGKCFSNCSSLACHQKIHTGEKPHKCNECGKAFIQIIHLTVHQRIHTGEKPYECNECGKAFKHNSSLTSHLKTHTRKEPHKWSRQHSHHQRNHTSKKPLKNNKSGKAFNHNSSLGHQKSYIGEKSCEAQTPHLNNTSVDP; from the exons ATGCAACGATCTGTCGGGCGTATGG ctctgccttcTCAAGGCTCTGCCCTTCTTCTAAGACAAAGCATATTGGAAGAAGACAAAGGAATGATCTCTGGACTCCTAACAGCCAGGTCCCAG GTATCAGTAACATTCAAGGATGTAGCTGTAGACTTCACCAAGGAAGAATGGCAAGAACTGGAACCTTCTCAGAAAGACCTGTACAGGGAAGTGATGTTGGAAAACTATAAGAACCTAGTTTCCCTGG GGATTCCAATTTCCAAACCAGATATTATTTACCAGTTGGAACAAAGAGAAGCAACATGGATGCCAGAAGGAAGAGTGCCAAGGTATTCCTCTTCTG atGGGGAGAAACTTGAAAGATCTGAAATCAAAGCATCAGCTTGGAAGCTGGGTATTTTTATAGAAGAATCATCCAAAGACAGATTCATTTGGGATAATCCCTGGGGCCCTATATTGGGAGAAGCCAGGGAATATGATATCAGGTCAGAGGGACCTTCCAGGCAAGGAAAATTCACTCACAGAACAACTTCCAGTAAAGTGAAAGGCCATGAAAATAAATTTGGGGAAAGCTTCAATCAAGAGTCAACTCTTTTTCAACAGAGAATTCCTATAGGAAGCAGTCCCAACAAATGTGATGAATATGGAAAGAATTTCAGTCCACATTTAGTTAAATGCAATAGAATCTCCTCAGCAAAGAAGCTTTCTAAGTATAATGAATGTGAGACATCCTTTAACTATAATAATACAAACCTTATTCAAAGTCATAGACTTCATTCcggagaaaaaaattttgaatgcAACAAATGTGGGAAGACCTTCAGTCAAAAAACTGGCCTTACtgaacaccagagaattcatactggagaaaaaccccataaatgcaatgaatgtggaaaagcctttagaCGTAGCACACAACTTAACGTACATCAacgaattcatactggagagaaaccccataaatgcaatgaatgtgggaaagccttcagacGGAGCACACAACTTACTGTACATcaaagaatccatactggagaaaaacctcacttgtgtaatgaatgtggaaaggctttcagacagAGCACACAACTTACTtaccatcagagaattcatactggagagaagccccacaagtgtaatgaatgtggaaaggcattcatcCGGAATACACAACTTACTgtacatcaaagaattcatactggagagaaaccccaTAAGTGTGATgagtgtgggaaagcctttatCCAGAGAATACAACTTACTGTCCATCAGAGAagtcatactggagagaaacctcacATGTgtgatgaatgtgggaaagccttcagacGTAGCACACAACTTACTgtacatcaaagaattcatactggagagaaaccccacaaatgcaatgaatgtggaaaggcctttaTCCGGAATACAGAACTTACTGCACATCAACGAATTCATACTGGGGAACATCCCcacaaatgtaatgaatgtgggaaggcctttataCGTAGGACACAGCTCACTGtccatcaaagaattcatactgatGAGAAACCCCAcatatgtaatgaatgtgggaaagtctTCATCCAGAGCATTCaacttactgtacatcagagaattcatactggagaaaaacctcacatgtgtaatgaatgtgggaaaaccttCAATCACCGATCATCCCTTAGTTCCCATctgagaatccatactggagtgAAACCATATAAATGTAAAGAATGTGGCAAAGCATTTATGGATAGTTCTTACCTTACCtaccatcagagaattcatactggagagaaaccttatacttgtaatgaatgtgggaaagcctttaacCATAGATCATCCCTTAAAAACCATcgaagaattcatactggagagaaaccttataaatgcaatgaatgtggtaAATGCTTCAGTAACTGTTCATCCCTTGCTTGCCATCAAaaaatccatactggagagaaacctcacaaatgtaatgaatgtgggaaggccttcatTCAGATCATCcatcttactgtacatcagagaattcatacaggagagaaaccttatgaatgtaatgaatgtgggaaagctttcaaACATAACTCATCCCTTACTTCCCATCTCAAAACTCATACTCGAAAGGAACCACATAAATGGAGCCGACAACATAGTCATCATCAGAGAAATCATACAAGTAAGAAAcccttaaaaaataacaaaagtggTAAAGCCTTCAACCACAACTCATCCCTTGGTCATCAGAAAAGTTACATTGGAGAGAAGTCTTGTGAAGCTCAAACCCCTCATCTCAACAATACTTCAGTCGATCCATGA